The genomic region ATTTACCatctctgctgtgcagctcagagtagagcagcagctctctccaTCACAGACCAAGGGCAGGATCTGGGCCTGAACTTCCAAGGGAGGTCTCTCAGCTATTGAGAGAAACTCTGCAGTGACAGTTCATCTGACACTCCCCTCCTGGCCTCTCAGCCCTCTGTAGCAAGGTCCAACCTCTCCAATAGGTCCAAAACTATTTTGGGGTAATCACTGTTACAATGCTATTATTCCATCCCAGGGAAAACAGCAGTCTGTCAAGACACTGCTCTtcaaaaccaaagccaaactGCTCCAGCCTCATTTAATGGGGACAACTTATTATTACAACAGTAATAATGTTTTGGGGCTTGGATAAGGTTTTCCTTTGGCATTAAGTCTGTCTTGACTGCATGAGAGAGAAACACAGAGACATAAATGGTTTAGTGCATCCACTGGGAATAGAGAatggctgctctgcctgctgaaaTAACACATTTGCTTCTTCAGGTGTGTTTTTCAGATACAGCTATCAAAGTACTTTCCAGAAATGGGACAATATCCTTATTCTCATTAGCAGATGGAAGACTGAGGCCCCTAGAGGTGAAATGACCCTCTGTCTTCTCTTCTGCCCTCCTCCCCAAAAATAGCCACATAATAAATAAtggggaaaaaggaataaaactgcAGATCCTGACATTTTGAGAGTCCTTACTTCCTGTTCCATGTCGCCGTGCAGACGTAGAAAATGTAAGCTCACAGAGGAGAGGGGTGAACGTCCAGGTTGTTCTGACTCTGGCCCTCCTGAAAGGACCTTTGCAAGGAGCTCGTGGTAGAACTCCACTTGTTcacagctggagaaaaagaTGATCATCTTGTGACGCTTTTCAAACTGCAACAACAAGAGAATTGCACATGACCACTTGCAAAGGCCTCTCCCAATTCCCAGATCATGAAAAGATCAGGTGGATCTTTCATAATTATATCTGGAGATATAATTATGTGGGAAAGGATTACAGAGTCTGACACCAAACAGAGAGCTCGCAACAGAAGAATGAGTACACGCTGCACAGGGATCTCTCTGCCAGCATGAAAGACACAACAGCACCTCAGCTCTCTTGTGGTTCAAGATGCACTTCAAAGCCCTGGATCTAATCCATGCTATCCTCAACAGAGGAACAGATAAAGGAGTTGGAAAGGGCAAAAGGCTACTTAGTAATATAAATGCAAACAGAGTCTCACCTTGCATTTCTGCAGGATAAAAGCTGCTAAGGTGACAAGCCTCAGTTTGCTGGGGACCATCATGACATACTGCTGGAGTGTCTCTGGAACAGCAAAGTTTTCCTGGTCCATGCAGTTTGATGAACTGCTTGCCTTCCTATCTGTTTGTGATGTTGGTTTAGGCACATTCTGGATTTCATCTGCTATGGAAATGCTGACAGGGTCATTCAAGCTGATATCAGCCAGGCGTGTCACTCCTAAACCACAGAAATGAGAGACATGTGAGGCCCAGTCTGGCCTGGGATGATGcactcacagaaaaaaacaattaacaCAATTCCAGTGAAAAGGAGTGGAGGGCAAGAACCCAGTGAGTCACCCTCAGACACTGACAGCACCCCCTCACAAACCTCAGCCTTTCTAAGGCTTACCAGGCTTAGCTCTATGGACTCCACCAGAACATTGACAAGACACTACTGCAGCTGACTGTGCTATTTTACAGTACATGAGTGTCTTTATGGACAGACAGCATTTGGCAGGCCTACTTTTAAATGTGTGTGTGGGAAAATCCCAGCAGATCTTCACTCTGTCAAGAGTGCAGGAGTCAGGAGCCCTGGCTCAGTTCCTGCCTCAGCAGATGACTGCTTGTGTGGTACAGAGCAAAGCATACAACAGCTCCCTTGCAATTAGCTTTTTGCCTTAATTCTGCATTTgtaaagcaaacaaatgaaatttcagGTTCATAGTGACTTTGCTATGGAATTTGGGGAGACATACATGGAGACCATGGAAGTACACACACTGACAGAAATTCCAGTAACAAAGGAAGTGCTGTAAGGCAAAgaaattaacagaaattaaCAGGAAATTAATTCCACTCCTGCAAAGGGCTTCAGACTGGGCTGTAATAGAGGCAGACTCAACCAAGTATTCTGCAGCATTATTCAGCTACAAGAGCCCCCATCTGTCCATAACCCACCTTCGGTGAGGgtggctgagagcagcacattCTGACGTGTCTCTCTCTCAGCATTTAAAGCATTGAGTATCACAGCCACATCCTTCTCAAAGCCCAGGTCCAGGATCCTACAGAAACAGCAGAGATGGTTAAAGGTGCTGTAGAAGGAGAAAGTCTTAATACTGCATGACATCTTTGCAATAAACAATTGTCCACCAATCTGTCCAAAGTGGGTACTTTGTCCTAATCCCAGACATCTGGTGCTTGGCCGTGGCCACTGAGCATGAATGGATTAAAATCACACCCtctcataatttaaaaagatatttagTGAATTATGATGCAGAGGGTATTGTAAAAATTCTCCATATCTGAACACTTGGGAGTTTACCTGTCTGCTTCATCAATGATCAGCCACTGAGTGCGACGGAAATGAATACACTGCGTGGACCTGATGTGATCAACCAGGCGGCCAGGGGTGGAGATGAGGATATTTATCCCTTTCCTTAACCTGTgcagatttaaaaacaaaaaataaaacccaggtAAGAGAAAGAAAcgaaagaaaaaacaaccccatGAAGGTTAGCTGGACTAGGACCCAGAGTAAGGAAGTGGAACctacagaggggaaaaatgcCACAGTAAAATCAGGAACAGCACTTTCTCACTGACAAAAACTGATTTGTTTTGCCCAGCTAAAATTTATCTTTGATCATCTCTGGTACTCAGAGGCACACTCCGTGCTAAGGACAGAGtggaaagaaatattaataatataaaaaaaaaatctaacacCCCAGCtaggttttcttttctaattgAGAACTTGTTTTACTGTCAAGAGTAAACTTCTTTTTGTGTATGATTATatagagagaaatgaaaattccaTTTTGGATTACCAGCTTACAATTCAATTCttgaaaaggggaaagaaaggattttttaacACCAGGAAATCTCTTTTCCAGAAAGCAATTTCCCCCATAACAAATACAGTTGGTGGTAAGCAAATACAGGTGTTTGtcagaagagggaaaaaaaatactgacaCAAGAGCTCAtcttctcagaaggctcatcAACATTTTAGAAATAGATTCAGCTGGGGGAAGTGAATgtttcctgctgccccagccactGTGCCTGTGTAAGATCCAGGGGATCACAGCTTGATCCAAGCTCACCATCCTCCCTCCCAGTAAGAAAAACACTCCAAAGAAGAGTAGTAGATAAAGAGTCTGTAGAGCAGAAGGACccaaaatacaatttaaaaagttGGTTTCCTACCTggctttttctgattttctcttttctccccccATTAGCACTCCAGGCACAATCCAGGTAAATGgctacagaaaagaaaaccaagacCAGCAATGATTCTTCTTAATAACAAGACAAAGCCTAaacaaaaattatgtttcttgGCAAAAAGAGAGAGGATGGGGCTGACAGCAGCATGCACGTGATGTGATCACAACTCCAGCACTAAAAAAAAGACTTAAAAGTCCCTTTTCAAGACTTATAAATTTATAAGACTTATAAATAATGAGGAAGTACCCTATTattccaaagaaaaatgaagagggGGTGGAAATATGGATCAGataaataaatgatttaaataCCTTCCAGCCCAATGGTAAGATACTCTGCCTCAATTACAAGGAAAGCACTATcatttaatgattttaaaagcCTTCTCATTTCTCCAGTCATTCAGCTGGCAAAGCAGTTCCCCAAGTCCTGCTCCCCATCTGAAACCCATCTGGCCAGTATTAGTTTCAGTAAAACGGTCCTTGTCACCACCAGAGTTTCCATTCATAACTCAGCCTGAGACAATGAAAGGTATTTCTACAAACAAATGGCTGTGAAAATCAACTGTGCTTGTTTATCAGCACATGTGCAACTAGGGTGCCATAATTAATCACTTAATTGCTCatgtaataatttaaaacatgcCATAGGGAAATCACACACTTAAACACATTTATCTTTAAGGACCATGCATCTTGCCAGGTGCTGGATTTCCTTAAACCTCCAGCTGAATTCACAGGAACTGAAGTTGTTTGGCTCCTTATAAGAATAAGAACACAGAGCATTGAATTCTTACCTTAAGTAGTTTCTGGATTGTATCAAAACTTTGGAGTGCAAGCTATGGAAATCAACAAAAGACAATGAGCTCTGACAAAGGCTCTCTGGACTAAAAAGCTGGATTACAAATCCCTATGGCTCAAAAATCTGTAAATTAATCTAGTTATGTATATCAGAATTCTAAATGCATCCttagtttttcttttagaagctgcttattaattttttttctcttgaacaATCTCTCTTTTATTGTATTTTGACCTGCTCAAAAACCTCTCCATTGGCTCAGCTCCACGAGCCAGctctcaggacaagagagactTCTGCTGGCTTATGTGAATGCCCTGGGGAGAAAACAAACTACAGGCACAGAAGATTTTGCTCCAGAGgaagaataaaagagaaaattataaaaattctgggaaaaaatcaCCATGAAAAGGAAACACATAGGTCAATTCTCTTCTGGCAGCCCTCACAGTTCCTCACCTGACCCATGGAGTGATTGTGCCACTggatatttctgcatttcttttctcaaGGAAGGTTATTGTTCCATTACAAAGTAATATCAATTGTAATCACAAATTATCTTCCTAAGTACTCTCAATGGCAGCCCTTTAAATGAGTTTACACACAGTTTCCTCCATGCTTAGTATTCACATGGCATCCTAAAGAGGCTGTAAGTTGTTGctgtaaaaatttaaatagcTTCAGAGCCTTCTCCTTTCAGGTAACAGAGCAGATATTGTATTGCAGGCTGCATAAAATATTGGACCCAAATGAGAAACCTGCAATCAATTCTCCACATGGAAGTTATTATCATTTGACataccaaacaaaaataaaaaaggttgaTAATCTTTTCTGACACTGCCTTTGCAATTgcaaataatataaattaaattgaaGAGTTCAGTGGAGAAACCAACTCATGGAGGCCTCAGCTTCAGCATTCACTTATGGATTTGAATAAATagctttgaaaatgaaatacttGTATAAAGCTACACATTTGCAAAGCTGAATTCATTGGTTTTACTCATTCCCCCTGCACTGAGCCAGAGAGGTTCTGCAGCCTCCACAAAGATTTCCAACAGCAGGAGGAGAACTGAGAAACTCCTTTCTTACTCTGGTTGGCACTGAACAAAAATGACAACACGTTTTGTGAGGGCAAGGTCTGAGCAAAAGGAGAGTGATCTGAGAGTGTTTTCTGACGTGAGGAGCTCTGGTGGACTCACACCCACCTCCCCAAAAATCAGTGTTCAGACAGActgaggaaggaaaagccaCCCACCTCCCCAAAAATCAGTGTTCAGACAgactgaggaaagaaaagccacCTACCTCCCCAAAAATCAATGTTCAGACAGActgaggaaggaaaagccaCCCACCTCCCCAAAAATCAGTGTTCAGACAGActgaggaaggaaaagccaCCTACCTCCCCAAAAATCACTGTTCAGACAGActgaggaaggaaaagccaCCTACCTCCCCAAAAATCAGTGTTCAGACAGActgaggaaggaaaagccaCCTACCTCCCTGGTTGGGACGAGCACGAGCGCGTAGGGGCCATCGCTGCGCTGCAAACACACAagagcagggctctgagagaaggcagcactgagcacagcccttccacacctccctgctctcagccagCACTGAAGGCCTTCAGTGCAAGTCTGTACATGATATTTTAGGGTATTTCTGCCCCACAGCTTTCATAAAACCCAGTTTTTCCCATATCAGTCCTACACTGTGTTCTTGTCcctgcagggaaagctgctcccagTCAAAGGCAACATTTCCttgcacgcacacacacacacacacaatgtTGTTTCACTCCTGtgctcctgagctgcagggatgctctccTGCTTGATGCACAGCAACAATCTGCAGGTAGCAGTGACAATCCAGGATGGGCTGGAAATGCTTCAACCCTTCAGTCAGGATGATCTCTTTCCATAAAATGCACAAgatctgcagcagcattttttgGTGTATGATCCAAACTGGGAGCAATTACCCAATCCCACCCCATGCCAAAGATTACTTAACAGGAAcctttgttttcagttcttCCAGGCCATTTCTTCTGCTCTCTACCTTCTCCACCCCTGATAATTTAGCCCATTTCCAATTTGTCCTGCAGCATGGAGCAATGGGGAATGGCTAACATTGATCTTGTACCATCCACACCTCAACAGAACTGGAAAATCCCATCTGTCACATGTACAAATAAAGGGGAATGTGGATTGCTTGTATGAAAAAGAGACAGCAATGACTACAGgagctggattttatttttattaatcttggtttcaaaagcaaatttatttaGTGCTGTTGGACCTACCTGTATTTTGGATTCCATTCCTTGCAAAGACTGCACAAGTGGAATCCCATAGGCAAGAGTTTTACCTTtttgaaagggagaaaataagaaaaatttccattaaaaaatacatgtggCAATTACAACACTCCAGCAAACCAAAGTACCATTTGTGACCACTCTTAAACTGCAGTCAGACTCTGGAAAAGTTTCTATTAAATAGGAAGTTTGCAGAATGGATGATTAACAGGCAATTCAATAAAGGGTCAATTAGAAAAGAGGGGTGGTGGTAACCCACTAAGATCTACCTAAATAAATGCAGTTAACACACCCTAAGGAAGGACAGAGACAGTTCAACACTGACCTGAACCAGTCTGAGATCTCACCAGGGCATCTCTGCcttgcaggagcacaggaattGTTTGCTTCTGAACACTGGGTGACAAACAaagcagggcaggaaatgcAGATGCAACACAGGATGGAATTCCAAGATTTTAACACACAGTGACTGACTCAAAATTCTTCACTCCAAATTCCCCATGctcatctctgctctgcagctacATCAGCTGAGGTGATTTCTAAGCAAAGCCACTGGGTAGGCATCAGATGTGATAATTTAAAGGCAGGGTAGGCATCAGATGTGATAAATTCAAACCAGATGGGTTTATGATTCAAGTACTAAACTAGAAAGCAGGAGTCCCTACAAACCCAACAGCAAATAGAACAGTGGTACTGTGGTCTTCacaaatataatgaaataatcACAGGTGATTGGCTTTTAGGGGTAAATTGCAAAGTTTTGATATTGATTTGCTTACCTGGTCATGCTGCATATGTTTAGGACAGTGTTTATTGTGGAGATCTAAAGAGataataaagagaaataaaggttTTATTGACAAACTGttccttttgttacttcttgtGCTGCTAAGACAGAATGAAACCCAGAAAACTGACATTTATTCTCTGCATAAATGGTCCATAAAGTTCCCATCTCCTCAAAATACTTCTTAGTTAATCAGAATTACACCATTGCTGGCTTTTTGTGACTTTTTTGATACTACAGCATCAAACAGTGAAGAGGGCTGGGACTGTGTCTGGGGACAGATCAGGACATGGACCAACACCCTGAGTGACAAAATCAGGTGAAGTATCCAGGTCACCATGAGTAAAGGCTCTCTGAGCTGCCCCCCACCCAAAACCCCATGTTTTTGAGGCATGGTAGCCCTCCTGCCACTCACCAGATGTGGGTGGAGGTCCAGCTGGCTGAAGGAATCTGtagtgaaaacattttcttgcaCCTGCTGCACTTCTTTTCTGAGTgaggagaaacaaaaccaaaacactttgtagggttaaaaataaaacaccattCTACATAATCAGCAATGAAACTTCATCTGCCAAGCAAGGGCAAGAATTCAAGACCCTGAATTTCAAGGCAttgcaagcttttttttttttttctctcccatttgTCTCAAATACCTGTGAATTTCTGGGATGTCTGGGTTGTTTTTAAACAGGCTGGATGTCTTGATAAAGGTTTGTTCTTCTggctttcattttgtttgtcaGTCAGCTGCTTCTTAGGAACAATCTTTTGTGATGagcttccctcctccctcctgtcAGCCTCCGTGGCACCCTTCCTGAAGGTGCTTATGGATAATTTACGTTTTCGTTTCACGGGTGGGTTTCCATGTGGTGACTGGAGCTTCCTTTTCAGAGCACCAGATTGCTTGAAAGTGAAACAAACCGGTCAGCACTGACTGGGAGTTAACACACAAACACCAGAGCCTTATTTTTGGAATCTCTCACTCCACGACTAAAGAAATcaaagctgctttctgcagctACACAACTCCTACTCCAACAGATCCACCACCGCGCCTGAGACTTCTGATGCTGCTGAAATGCCATGAGCAACATGAGGCCAAATCTAGTGCTAAGCCCAAAAGGATTGCATTCAACCTCTCCAGTGACTGGGCAGAACATGCTTTAAAAACCTCTCTCAAAATCATTTTAAAGTCTCTGCAGACgaagcagagggcagggagagcatcGCCCGCAGCTTGTCAAAGAGAACGCGGTGAGCCGGGGCAGCGCCGTCTGCCCGCAGCTCCGGGGGCTCGGAGGAGCCGGATCTGCCCGGAGAGCCCCGGTGCCGGATCAGCCCCGGCTCGGGCTGGGGGAGAAGCCAAAAGCTCCATTTAACAACTTGTCGGATGCTGCCTCCTCGCTCGCTCAGGGTCCCGCAGGGTCGCACGTCCCACAGGGTCCCCTGTCGCCATATCCAGTATCCCGTGTACCATGTCCCGCAAGTTCCTGTATCCCGTGTCCCGCAGACCCCACactcccttcccctctgctcgTACCCTGCCGAGGCCGCGCATCCCCACGCCTGCCGCCATGTCCCGCCCGCACCTCCGCAAAGCCCCGGGGCCATCTCCCGCCCGCCCGCTCGGCCCGTGAGAGTGGCGCGGCGGCCGGTGCGGAGCCTCCCCCCAGACCGGAGCCCTCCCGGCTCCCCGTCACCCCGCGGCGCTGCGGGGGCTCCGTGAGGGCTCTCCGCACCCCGCAACCCGCGCTCCCGGAGCGGCAGGGCGCgcaggcggcggcggggcagccccggccgggcccgccgGGGGCTTCGGCGGCGGCGCGTGCGCGCGGCCCGTGAGGCGGCGGTaacatggcggcggcggcggcggccgggcgggAGGAGTCGCCGCTGGGGCTCGAGGCGGTCGTGGaggaagcggcggcggcggcggcagcgagCGCCGGGTTCCGGCTCACGGCGGTGCGGCGAGAGCCGGCGGTGCGGCTGCAGCACGGCGCCAGCGGGCTGGAACCGCTGGCCTGGTCCGAGGATCACCGGGTGTCGGTGAGCACGGCCCGCAGCATCGccgtgctggagcagctcagcgACGTGCACAGCGGCGGGCAGGACATGGTCATCCACCGCACCGCCGtgcccgcgcccgccgccgcctgcATGCTCAAGGTGAGCGCTGGCACGGCCTCGGCAATGTGTGTCCATGTCTAAAGGGGGAGGTGGCGAGAAGAGGGAGCCAGGGGGGTTCAGGGTGAACATCAGGAGGAGTTTCCTCCCAGGAGGGGTGATCGGACTGCGGGATGGAGCTGGTGGAGCCACCGGCCTCGGAGGTGTTCAAGGAACCACTGAATGTGGTACTCGGGGCTtgggctgggtgacaaggtggggatcgGGCACAGGCTGGACTCGGTGATCTCAGAGgcttttccaactttaatggCTCTGTGGCTGTTCACGATGGTGCCAAGCAATAAGACAAGAGAAACGAGCATAAACTGATAGACAAAGTTGCTCCTGAACACGAGAAGAACTGCTTTCCTGTGCAGAATCCAGAGAGGGTCTGGAAAatcactgtggtcccttccagcctgatcCCTCCTGGGATTCTGATCCTCCTCTTGGGGGATtgcccctgtcctgcccagaactctcattttaaaagcacagaagagaaaaccaTATCCCAGTGATGTCCGGGCAGTTTTTCTGAGAATCACTTGAGCTCCAGTACAGTTATTTCAATACAATTTTAAGTAGGAGTCATCCTTTGTTTTTCTACCTAAGCTGAAGGGTTTTGGAACAGGGATTTCTCTGACCTTCAGGGGAATATCCGACTTTTCATGAAGATGGCAGATGTGGGTGAATATCTTATTAAATAATACTTTTGTTGTTGtgaatctgattttattttccaaaacaatGCTGAAAATATGGAATGGAGTTGAGATACGGAGTATTTACATATTATGCCAGGTAtctttaaaagaacaaaagtaTGAAAACAGGCTCTTTGATTCAGCAGACAAAAATTCAGTAGCTGAGAGTCAAAACTATGCAAATTCAGGGCATTAATGAAGCTAAAGTCTTTAGGAGTGACATCAATTAACCAGTGTGTTACTATAGGATATGAAACAACACGACACGgacttgctgcttttttcaaggtaaaaaaggggacctttatatttttaacttcaacatttatagatttttaaaagtgacagtggattggagggtgaaagtaCCACCTCTCCAATAACACTAAACAAACTAATATCAAATTTCTTTCAAACTTGAAAACAAACTTGtatcaaatttattttcttttataaaagaatggaaaacaaTAAATCATTTACATAAAGTATATAAAAattcattacaaaaatattaacattaaaaaaacttttaaaaatctttaaaaaatcaaagcagcacCAGTGTAGTGTTGGTTGTGATTGGGGATGCTCTATCTGAAGAGGGAGTTAATTCCAGGAAAGTCTTCCTAAACAAACCAGCTGTACAATTGCTTTAGACAttctttttgttgtgttttaggTCGGCCCAAAGAAGGAGGTGGCTGAGTGCAAGGAGAAATTCGCCAGTTCAGTGGATCCCACCGTCAGCCAGACGTTTATGCTGGACCGAGTGTTCAACCCCGAGGGGAAGTCCCTGCCACCCATGCGGGGTTTCAAATATTCCAGCTGGTCCCCTCTGGGCTGTGACGCCAACGGGAGGTGCCTGCTGGCAGCCCTGACCATGGACAACCGCCTGAGCATCCACGCCAACCTCAACCGGCTGCAGTGGGTGCAGCTGGTGGACCTGACCGAGCTGTACGGCGAGCGCCTGTTGGAGGCTGGTTACAGACTGTGCAAGGCTGACACTCCCTGCGGGGAGCTGGGAGATTTCCCTGAGTTCCAGCGGCGGCACAGCATGCAGGCCCCGGTGCGCATGGAGTGGTCGGGCATCTGCACCACCCAGCAGGTGAAGCACAACAATGAGTGCCGGGATGTGGGCAgcgtgctgctggcagtgctcttcGAGAACGGCAACATCGCCGTGTGGCAGTTCCAGCTGCCCTTCCTGGGGAAGGAATCCATCACTTCCTGCAACACCATCGAGTCGGGAATAAGCTCCCCCAGCGTGTTGTCCTGGTGGGAGTACGAGCACAACAACCGCAAGATGAGCGGGCTGATCGTGGGCAGCGCCTACGGCCCGGTGAAGATCATCCCCGTCAACCTCAAGGCGGTCAAAGGCTACTTCACGCTGAGACAGCCCGTGGTCCTGTGGCAGGAGATGGACCAGCTGCCCGTGCACAGCATCAAGTGCATCCCTCTCTACCACCCCTAccagaaatgcagctgcagcctggtggTGGCTGCGAGAGGCCCTTACGTGTTCTGGTGCCTCCTGCTGATATCCAAAGCGGGGCTGAATGTGCACAATTCCCACGTGACGGGGCTCCACTCCTTGCCCATTGTCTCCATGACTGCGGACAAGCAGAACGGCACGGTGTACACCTGCTCCAGTGATGGCAAGGTCAGGCAGCTCATCCCCATATTCACAGACGTTGCTTTGAAGTTTGAGCACCAGCTGATCAAGCTCTCGGAGGTGTttggctgtgtcaggactcaCGGGATTGCTGTCAGCCCCTGCGGGGCGTACCTGGCAGTCATCACCACCGAGGGCATGGCCAACGGGCTGCACCCCGTCAACAAAAACTACCAGGTTCAGTTTGTCACCCTCAAGACCTTTGAGgaggcagctgcacagctcttgGAATCTTCTGTTCAGAATCTTTTCAGGCAAGTGGACTTGACGGATCTTGTACGCTGGAAAATCTTGAAGGATAAGCACATTCCTCAGTTCTTACAGGAGGCACTGGATAAAAAGATAGAGAGCTGTGGTTCCACTTACTTCTGGAGGTTTAAGTTGTTTCTCTTGAGGATTTTGTACCAGTCAATGCAGAAAGCCCCCTCAGAGGTCACGTGGAGACCTTCACATGAGGATGCCAAAATCTTGATATCAGATTCCCCTGGGATGGGCAGCACTGAAGATGATCAAGAGGAAGGAACTTCAAAACAAGCCAgcaagcagagcctgggggaCACAGGCAAAGGTGTGGACATTGATGACACTGCAGAGGATTCTCTCCATCAGTCAAGTGACTCTGGAGGCCGTGAGCCAATGGTAGAAAAGCTTCTTGAAATACAGGCACAGATTGAGGCCGTAGAAATGCACTTGACACGAGAACACATGAAACGGGTGTTGGGAGAAGTTTACCTGCACACGTGGATTACAGAGAACACCAGCATTCCCACCAGGGGAGTCTGTGACTTCCTAATGTCTGATGATGGCTACGATGACAGAACAGCACGAGTAAGTGGCACCTCTGCTCGGGGGAttctgtgtcactgtcacttcCTTGTCCCCCCTCCTGAAAATACAGCTGGGCTGCCAAAGAGAGCTGTGGTCATGTCATCCTTGCCAGTGAGATTCTGTAGAGCATTCAGGTTAAGTTGTCCTTCCTTGATATTGGGAAATAGGAGGGAATGTAAATACAGGTGTTGAAATTTGGATGAGGTACAACAAAGAATAAAGATGCCTGAGTTTTTGGAGAACAGGGGAGAGGACTGGGGTTATtgtgctgctgtctgtgggTTTAGAACATGAACTGATTGAGGGATGTTTGTTTTCAATATTAAGTTTGTTTATTCCATCATCTTTACACAAGTCAACTTCAGGTGTATTTCCTCTAGTCAATCACACTGTGGTTCTGATGTTAGTGTGATGTTCTCCCTGCTGGTATCACAGCCAAGTATGGCCATCAGTAACTCACTAGGAAAGTGCTCTGGCACAACTGCTGGGTTGTTCTGGCATCCAATTACTGTGAATTAAAAGTTTGAGAGGTTGTTTTTCTTACCTTAGAAGaagcttgtttcttttttatagcG from Molothrus ater isolate BHLD 08-10-18 breed brown headed cowbird chromosome 20, BPBGC_Mater_1.1, whole genome shotgun sequence harbors:
- the DDX31 gene encoding probable ATP-dependent RNA helicase DDX31 isoform X2, with the translated sequence MESKIQRSDGPYALVLVPTRELALQSFDTIQKLLKPFTWIVPGVLMGGEKRKSEKARLRKGINILISTPGRLVDHIRSTQCIHFRRTQWLIIDEADRILDLGFEKDVAVILNALNAERETRQNVLLSATLTEGVTRLADISLNDPVSISIADEIQNVPKPTSQTDRKASSSSNCMDQENFAVPETLQQYVMMVPSKLRLVTLAAFILQKCKFEKRHKMIIFFSSCEQVEFYHELLAKVLSGGPESEQPGRSPLSSVSLHFLRLHGDMEQEERTEVFQEFLKSKTGILLCTDVAARGLDLPQVTWIVQYNAPASPAEYIHRIGRTARIGCRGSSLLVLAPSEAEYVSLLASHKINVSELKMEKVLATLMKDDRFKVHRPGNKKSCGKNPQEVRERATVLQTKFENLVHSSEGTVQWAKKALQSFLCAYTTYPKDLKHIFHIKSLHLGHVAKSFGLRDAPQNLTALPTAGSKRKTKPKPKRSELLKKTHSKRRLAELLCSEYSSGMDTAGAKVKKRKKKPRKAGNQQIPT
- the DDX31 gene encoding probable ATP-dependent RNA helicase DDX31 isoform X1; translated protein: MTSVQKQTIPVLLQGRDALVRSQTGSGKTLAYGIPLVQSLQGMESKIQRSDGPYALVLVPTRELALQSFDTIQKLLKPFTWIVPGVLMGGEKRKSEKARLRKGINILISTPGRLVDHIRSTQCIHFRRTQWLIIDEADRILDLGFEKDVAVILNALNAERETRQNVLLSATLTEGVTRLADISLNDPVSISIADEIQNVPKPTSQTDRKASSSSNCMDQENFAVPETLQQYVMMVPSKLRLVTLAAFILQKCKFEKRHKMIIFFSSCEQVEFYHELLAKVLSGGPESEQPGRSPLSSVSLHFLRLHGDMEQEERTEVFQEFLKSKTGILLCTDVAARGLDLPQVTWIVQYNAPASPAEYIHRIGRTARIGCRGSSLLVLAPSEAEYVSLLASHKINVSELKMEKVLATLMKDDRFKVHRPGNKKSCGKNPQEVRERATVLQTKFENLVHSSEGTVQWAKKALQSFLCAYTTYPKDLKHIFHIKSLHLGHVAKSFGLRDAPQNLTALPTAGSKRKTKPKPKRSELLKKTHSKRRLAELLCSEYSSGMDTAGAKVKKRKKKPRKAGNQQIPT
- the GTF3C4 gene encoding LOW QUALITY PROTEIN: general transcription factor 3C polypeptide 4 (The sequence of the model RefSeq protein was modified relative to this genomic sequence to represent the inferred CDS: deleted 1 base in 1 codon), with product MVIHRTAVPAPAAACMLKVGPKKEVAECKEKFASSVDPTVSQTFMLDRVFNPEGKSLPPMRGFKYSSWSPLGCDANGRCLLAALTMDNRLSIHANLNRLQWVQLVDLTELYGERLLEAGYRLCKADTPCGELGDFPEFQRRHSMQAPVRMEWSGICTTQQVKHNNECRDVGSVLLAVLFENGNIAVWQFQLPFLGKESITSCNTIESGISSPSVLSWWEYEHNNRKMSGLIVGSAYGPVKIIPVNLKAVKGYFTLRQPVVLWQEMDQLPVHSIKCIPLYHPYQKCSCSLVVAARGPYVFWCLLLISKAGLNVHNSHVTGLHSLPIVSMTADKQNGTVYTCSSDGKVRQLIPIFTDVALKFEHQLIKLSEVFGCVRTHGIAVSPCGAYLAVITTEGMANGLHPVNKNYQVQFVTLKTFEEAAAQLLESSVQNLFRQVDLTDLVRWKILKDKHIPQFLQEALDKKIESCGSTYFWRFKLFLLRILYQSMQKAPSEVTWRPSHEDAKILISDSPGMGSTEDDQEEGTSKQASKQSLGDTGKGVDIDDTAEDSLHQSSDSGGREPMVEKLLEIQAQIEAVEMHLTREHMKRVLGEVYLHTWITENTSIPTRGVCDFLMSDDGYDDRTARVLIGHILKKMNKQTFPEHCSLCKEILPFTDRKQAVCSNGHIWLRCFLTYQSCQSLVYRRCLLHDSIARHPTPEDPEWIKRLLQGPCTFCDSPVF